A region of Caminicella sporogenes DSM 14501 DNA encodes the following proteins:
- a CDS encoding peptidoglycan recognition family protein, producing MRRFKQYTVEEYLNHLKTIKITRKITQIHLHHTWKPTKEMYSKAPNKEGVIFSIYSYHTKKKGWSDIGQHVTLAPDGTVWDGRDLEKNPASIKGHNEGAFAIEMIGNFDVDHEKLEGVQLDSLIKLLKGLFEIFETDNLIFHREYSPKTCPGSSISKEWLLNLINKKDSLNNDISSWAEEAQKWVTENNISDGTRARELVTREEIWTMLYRFYKLIGGQIKC from the coding sequence ATGAGAAGGTTTAAACAATATACAGTTGAGGAATATTTAAATCATTTAAAAACAATAAAGATTACAAGGAAAATAACTCAAATACATCTACATCATACATGGAAACCAACTAAAGAGATGTATAGTAAAGCACCAAACAAAGAAGGTGTAATTTTTTCAATATATTCTTATCATACAAAGAAAAAAGGATGGAGTGATATAGGACAGCATGTTACATTAGCTCCAGATGGAACAGTTTGGGATGGTAGGGATTTAGAAAAGAACCCTGCTTCTATTAAAGGACATAACGAAGGTGCATTTGCAATAGAAATGATAGGGAATTTTGATGTAGACCATGAAAAACTAGAAGGTGTTCAATTAGATTCATTAATTAAATTACTTAAGGGATTATTTGAAATATTTGAAACTGATAACTTGATTTTTCATAGGGAATACAGTCCTAAAACTTGTCCAGGAAGTTCAATAAGTAAAGAATGGTTATTAAATTTGATAAATAAAAAAGATAGTCTGAATAATGATATTAGTTCATGGGCTGAAGAAGCTCAAAAATGGGTTACAGAAAACAATATAAGTGATGGGACTAGAGCAAGAGAGTTAGTTACAAGAGAAGAAATTTGGACTATGTTATATAGATTTTATAAATTGATAGGGGGGCAAATAAAATGTTAG
- a CDS encoding BhlA/UviB family holin-like peptide: protein MENEIMKYLVSQGVFAVLFGYLLFYVLKENSKRECKYQEIIQELSEKFNLIEDVKEDVKEIKNKIFS from the coding sequence ATGGAAAATGAAATAATGAAATATTTAGTTTCGCAAGGGGTATTCGCAGTATTGTTTGGATACCTTCTTTTTTATGTACTTAAAGAAAATTCAAAACGTGAATGTAAATATCAAGAAATAATACAAGAGCTATCAGAAAAGTTTAATTTAATCGAAGATGTGAAAGAAGATGTAAAAGAAATTAAAAATAAAATTTTTAGTTAG
- a CDS encoding DUF6711 family protein — MIKINGVALPTPSDYRVSIMDISKAERTSAGTMVIDRIATKRKIELSWKYLNKEEVSKVLRLVSHVFFTVDYIDPQEGNWRNGTFYCGDRNIGALDYIDGNIRYKDIKFNLIER, encoded by the coding sequence ATGATTAAAATAAACGGAGTGGCATTGCCCACTCCTTCTGATTATAGAGTGTCTATTATGGATATAAGCAAAGCTGAAAGAACTTCAGCTGGAACTATGGTAATTGATAGAATAGCGACAAAAAGAAAAATAGAGTTAAGTTGGAAATATTTAAATAAGGAAGAAGTTAGTAAGGTTTTACGGCTTGTTAGTCATGTATTTTTTACAGTTGATTATATAGACCCTCAAGAAGGAAATTGGAGAAATGGTACTTTTTATTGTGGGGATAGAAATATAGGGGCACTGGATTATATTGATGGAAATATAAGATATAAAGACATTAAGTTTAATTTGATAGAAAGGTAG
- a CDS encoding phage tail protein: MTIEELRVLISAETSGLRREINNVRRQMSGLSRSVRNSTAGITRAFKMLKVAIIAIGIGKVIKDSIMSGMEAIESENLFEVSLGRMADSARKWSEELQKTLGLNGYEIRKNLGVLYNMTTSMGLTESSAYDLSTSLTKLAYDMASFYNLRPEEAFNKIRAGITGETEPLKALGILVDENTIKQVAYKNGIAAVGAELTQQQKVMARYLAIMEQTKNAQGDLARTIDSPANQLRILRTQLELLKINLGQAFMPIVQVVLPILTSLAKWLVTVTNLLKQFTHALFGISKTQTKQASTAVKAAKSQIQVGKAIEKAGEKAKGSIAGFDEINQLQEQTKQTGGKVGDISLGEPVEIKNTEISSEQLEDTNIGEKAKEFKTLFEPIIESFEKLKTSVEPLIGNISKGLKFFYSEILEPLGKWTISKAVPSFLDLLREAISLLNPVIEDLKPLGKWLWDKFLKPMGSFVADTFISTLDSITESLKKIGDWMTDNKKVVENITKAVAAFFLAWKVTELLAFIQMSGGVIKVLKSVKDAIVACTVAKIADKFETIALIALYAKDFIASLVKTTAKLVINAGAWLLNAAAVAVWNAVCEIGTIVTAAFEAALAMLTSPITLVIMAIVALVAGIVILIKHWDKVKKAAKICWDKIVKIWRKANNWFNENVIKPVEELFKKLWEQIAKQASETWNKIVKVWKIVHKWFDDNVIIPISNLFSSLREKISTAFSKAIESTKEKFEGLVSFITGIFTSNWRRAWEEVKKIFKGIVESLTGIFKSVINSIIDIFNTFIRYWNKIEFKVPSVRIPGLGKVGGFSVGVPKIAEIPKLARGGIIDRPTLAMIGERGKEAVVPLENTSFVNTLATAVGNAVLAAMQVSNFNSQSSSVVEGKEIVIQLDGTKLARIMLPKIDRELQRIGAKTIIQPV, encoded by the coding sequence ATGACGATAGAAGAATTAAGAGTATTAATATCAGCTGAAACTTCTGGACTTAGGAGAGAAATAAATAATGTAAGAAGGCAAATGTCAGGACTTAGTAGAAGTGTTAGAAATTCTACTGCTGGAATTACAAGAGCGTTTAAAATGCTTAAAGTAGCTATAATTGCAATAGGCATAGGTAAAGTTATAAAAGACAGCATAATGTCTGGAATGGAAGCGATAGAAAGTGAAAATCTTTTTGAAGTATCTTTGGGGCGTATGGCTGATAGTGCAAGAAAATGGAGCGAGGAACTTCAAAAGACATTAGGTTTAAATGGTTATGAAATAAGAAAAAATTTAGGCGTACTTTACAATATGACTACATCAATGGGGCTTACTGAAAGCTCTGCCTATGATTTAAGTACTAGCTTAACAAAACTGGCGTATGATATGGCTTCTTTTTATAATTTAAGACCAGAAGAAGCATTTAATAAAATTAGAGCAGGAATAACAGGAGAGACAGAACCATTAAAAGCTTTAGGAATACTTGTAGATGAAAATACAATAAAACAAGTAGCTTATAAAAATGGAATTGCTGCAGTAGGAGCTGAGCTTACTCAGCAGCAAAAAGTAATGGCAAGATACTTAGCTATAATGGAGCAAACTAAAAATGCTCAAGGTGATTTGGCTAGGACCATAGACAGCCCTGCTAATCAATTAAGAATATTAAGAACACAACTAGAACTATTAAAAATAAATCTAGGTCAAGCTTTTATGCCAATAGTACAGGTAGTATTACCTATTTTAACGAGTTTAGCTAAATGGCTTGTAACTGTAACAAATTTATTAAAACAATTTACACATGCTTTATTTGGGATATCGAAAACACAAACTAAGCAAGCTAGTACAGCAGTTAAAGCAGCTAAATCTCAAATACAAGTTGGGAAGGCAATAGAAAAAGCTGGTGAAAAAGCTAAAGGAAGTATAGCAGGATTTGACGAGATAAACCAACTTCAAGAGCAGACAAAGCAAACAGGTGGTAAAGTTGGAGACATAAGCCTTGGAGAACCTGTAGAAATAAAAAACACAGAAATAAGCAGTGAACAGTTAGAGGATACTAATATTGGTGAAAAAGCAAAAGAATTTAAAACACTTTTTGAACCAATAATTGAATCTTTCGAAAAATTGAAAACATCTGTAGAACCGTTAATAGGTAATATTAGTAAAGGCTTAAAATTTTTTTATAGTGAAATACTTGAACCGTTAGGCAAATGGACAATTTCGAAAGCTGTACCTAGTTTTTTAGATTTACTTCGCGAAGCAATATCATTGCTTAATCCTGTTATTGAAGATTTGAAGCCTTTGGGGAAATGGCTATGGGATAAGTTTTTAAAGCCAATGGGTTCGTTTGTTGCAGATACATTTATATCTACGTTAGACAGTATAACTGAATCGCTTAAAAAAATAGGAGATTGGATGACGGACAATAAAAAAGTCGTTGAAAATATAACAAAAGCAGTAGCAGCTTTCTTTTTAGCATGGAAAGTTACAGAATTATTAGCATTTATTCAAATGTCCGGTGGCGTTATAAAAGTCTTAAAGTCGGTGAAAGACGCTATTGTTGCATGTACAGTTGCTAAAATAGCAGACAAATTCGAAACTATTGCATTAATCGCATTATATGCCAAAGATTTTATAGCGAGTTTAGTAAAAACTACGGCAAAACTCGTAATTAATGCTGGTGCTTGGTTACTAAATGCAGCTGCAGTAGCGGTATGGAATGCTGTGTGCGAAATAGGGACAATTGTAACAGCAGCGTTTGAAGCTGCATTAGCAATGTTAACATCACCTATTACTTTAGTTATTATGGCAATTGTAGCACTTGTAGCAGGGATTGTTATTCTTATAAAACATTGGGATAAAGTTAAAAAAGCAGCAAAAATTTGTTGGGATAAAATAGTTAAAATATGGAGAAAAGCAAATAACTGGTTTAATGAAAATGTTATTAAACCAGTTGAGGAATTATTTAAAAAATTATGGGAGCAAATAGCTAAGCAAGCTAGTGAAACATGGAATAAAATAGTCAAGGTATGGAAAATAGTACACAAATGGTTTGATGATAATGTGATAATTCCAATATCGAACTTGTTTTCAAGTTTACGGGAAAAAATAAGCACTGCCTTTTCTAAAGCTATTGAGTCGACTAAGGAAAAATTTGAAGGATTAGTAAGTTTCATAACAGGTATATTTACTAGTAATTGGCGAAGAGCTTGGGAAGAAGTTAAAAAAATATTTAAAGGAATAGTGGAATCTCTTACTGGAATATTTAAAAGCGTAATAAATTCAATAATAGACATATTTAATACATTTATAAGATATTGGAATAAGATAGAGTTTAAAGTACCATCTGTCCGTATTCCAGGTTTAGGAAAAGTAGGCGGATTTTCTGTAGGCGTACCTAAAATTGCTGAAATTCCTAAACTTGCACGTGGTGGTATTATAGATAGACCAACACTTGCAATGATAGGTGAGAGAGGAAAAGAGGCTGTAGTTCCACTTGAAAATACTTCATTTGTAAATACATTAGCAACAGCTGTTGGAAATGCTGTATTAGCGGCAATGCAGGTAAGTAACTTTAATAGTCAGAGTTCAAGTGTAGTTGAAGGTAAAGAGATAGTTATACAACTTGATGGTACAAAGTTAGCAAGAATAATGCTACCTAAAATTGATAGGGAACTACAAAGAATAGGAGCTAAAACAATAATCCAACCAGTATAG
- a CDS encoding DUF6096 family protein produces the protein MRYTEFKVGEREFKLRLGAGEIVNLEKKLGKNPLDILMNVEKGELPKIGDTLTILHAAMQKFHHGMTMEKVYQLYDEYVDEGNTYTDLIPVILEVFKVSGFFKEAQIEGK, from the coding sequence ATGAGATATACAGAATTTAAAGTAGGAGAAAGAGAATTTAAATTAAGACTAGGAGCAGGAGAAATTGTAAATCTTGAAAAGAAATTAGGGAAGAATCCTTTAGATATATTAATGAACGTTGAAAAGGGAGAATTACCTAAAATTGGTGATACACTTACAATATTACATGCAGCTATGCAAAAATTCCATCATGGTATGACAATGGAAAAGGTATATCAGCTATATGATGAATATGTAGATGAAGGAAATACCTATACTGATTTAATTCCTGTTATTCTTGAGGTGTTTAAGGTTAGTGGTTTTTTCAAGGAAGCCCAAATAGAGGGCAAGTAG
- a CDS encoding phage tail tube protein produces the protein MAGITSVETKLFCKAKGDTDFTEIELLMEVPELGGDPEKIDVTTLSDKVKKYIPGVKDLGDLAFKFLYDNSTANSNYRVLKGLEENNTLATFKVQYPDGTAHEFDAYVSVKMDAAAVNAALTFTATFSLQSDITVTNPS, from the coding sequence ATGGCAGGAATAACTAGCGTAGAAACAAAATTATTTTGTAAAGCTAAGGGAGATACTGATTTTACAGAAATAGAACTTCTAATGGAAGTTCCTGAATTAGGAGGAGACCCTGAAAAAATTGATGTAACTACTTTATCTGATAAAGTTAAAAAATATATTCCCGGTGTAAAAGATTTAGGCGATTTAGCTTTTAAATTTTTATATGATAATTCAACAGCAAATTCAAATTATAGAGTTTTAAAAGGATTAGAAGAAAATAATACACTTGCGACATTTAAAGTACAATATCCAGATGGTACAGCACATGAATTTGATGCATATGTAAGTGTAAAAATGGATGCAGCTGCAGTTAATGCTGCACTTACATTTACTGCTACTTTCAGTTTGCAGAGTGATATTACAGTAACTAATCCAAGTTAA
- a CDS encoding HK97-gp10 family putative phage morphogenesis protein, with the protein MSIQGLDRLLRKLNALGGNSKKALKRGIGKAARLVQGDAKDLCQVDTGRLRNSIKSSVKEERGKIIGKVGTNVEYAAYVEFGTGQRGKAADIETKDKINLSYREDWAGMKPQPYLYPALKQNEKKIKKIVKDELKKEIRRVAK; encoded by the coding sequence ATGAGCATACAGGGATTAGATAGGTTATTAAGAAAACTTAATGCATTAGGTGGCAACAGCAAAAAGGCATTAAAAAGAGGAATAGGTAAAGCTGCTAGACTAGTACAGGGAGACGCTAAAGATTTATGTCAAGTAGATACAGGAAGATTAAGAAATAGTATAAAATCATCTGTGAAAGAAGAAAGAGGAAAGATTATAGGCAAAGTAGGTACAAATGTGGAATATGCTGCTTATGTTGAATTTGGGACAGGTCAAAGAGGGAAAGCAGCAGATATAGAAACTAAGGATAAAATAAATTTATCCTACAGAGAAGATTGGGCAGGTATGAAACCACAGCCTTATCTTTATCCTGCATTAAAGCAGAACGAAAAGAAGATAAAAAAAATAGTTAAAGATGAATTAAAAAAGGAAATAAGGAGAGTGGCAAAGTAA
- a CDS encoding phage head-tail connector protein — protein MELLDKMKIKLGISLGDTSQDDLLILYLEDAKNEILELTHLEEIPDKLLSTQVELAIIYYNKRGIEGQTSHGEGGISRSFEEGIPKNIMKKILAYRRLPR, from the coding sequence GTGGAGCTACTAGATAAAATGAAAATAAAGTTAGGTATATCTTTAGGAGATACATCGCAAGATGATTTATTAATTTTGTATTTAGAAGATGCAAAGAATGAAATATTAGAATTAACTCATTTAGAAGAAATACCAGATAAGCTACTATCTACACAAGTAGAACTTGCTATTATATATTACAATAAGCGAGGGATAGAAGGCCAAACATCACATGGCGAAGGTGGAATAAGTAGGAGTTTTGAGGAAGGTATTCCTAAAAATATTATGAAAAAGATTTTAGCTTATAGAAGATTGCCGAGGTGA
- a CDS encoding phage scaffolding protein yields MDWLKEILEKAGVEKVDEVLKSIKTELPKHFITKEKFNEVNEAKKQLENDIKTRDKQLKELADKVKGNEELEQKIKDLQEANKKAAADYEAKIKNITLDNAIKIALKDNKAKYEDLLMSKFDREKLKIKEDGTVEGLEEQLKTIKETYKDLFEQPISGIEPNNKGTSLGNTSDLDQITKTIQENLGL; encoded by the coding sequence ATGGATTGGTTAAAAGAAATACTTGAAAAAGCAGGAGTGGAAAAGGTTGACGAGGTACTTAAATCAATTAAAACTGAACTGCCAAAACACTTTATAACAAAAGAAAAATTTAATGAGGTAAACGAAGCAAAGAAACAACTAGAAAATGATATTAAAACAAGAGACAAACAACTTAAAGAGCTTGCTGATAAGGTAAAAGGTAATGAAGAATTAGAACAGAAGATTAAAGATTTACAAGAAGCAAATAAAAAAGCTGCAGCTGATTATGAGGCTAAAATTAAAAACATTACATTAGATAATGCAATAAAAATAGCTTTAAAAGACAATAAAGCTAAATATGAAGACCTACTTATGAGCAAGTTTGACAGAGAAAAGCTAAAAATCAAAGAAGATGGTACTGTTGAGGGATTAGAAGAGCAACTTAAAACTATTAAGGAAACTTATAAAGATTTATTTGAACAGCCTATAAGTGGGATAGAACCAAACAATAAAGGTACTAGCCTAGGAAATACATCTGATTTAGACCAAATAACAAAAACAATTCAAGAAAATTTAGGATTATAG
- a CDS encoding polymorphic toxin type 50 domain-containing protein, which yields MKNSKYWENRANQRMAIYHKNSDRTIETITKAYDKAVKDIEEEIRKIYDKFSTAGKLSPREARKLLNSKISVKELNRIRNKIKHIQDEDIKRRLLSILNAPAYKARITRLEALKQDIYIQSKMIADVELRASTSQYIDTINEAYYKQIYDIQKGLGIGFDIAAMSTRTIETILKNPWSGKHFSERIWHNTDVLAEKLTEIITSGFMSGKSIDKMARELQEYTEYGKYAAIRLVRTETTYMANAAEMESYKECGIEKYIYVATLDNRTSTICQSLDRKVFNVKDGVAGKNMPPMHPFCRSTTRAYLGPDTLKGIKRRARDPKTGKTYLVPADMNYKEWYQKYVVDKYGKDQAEIMKKKLINKASDKKQYKRYKEVLGKDMPVKTFDKFQDLKYNDIERWRKIKRSYGLIKLEKSKIDTVEKAKEYIELLDKTIHEGKQGKHIIGHNNFIDGRSYLTISIEKAQELVNKYAGTGKLQFNKKGEWNKKELIIIDREIGVNVNNNTGEKTPTNKFIIHYSKSGTHIVPTLKER from the coding sequence ATGAAGAATAGTAAGTATTGGGAGAACAGAGCCAATCAAAGAATGGCTATTTATCACAAAAATAGTGATAGAACAATTGAGACAATAACTAAAGCATATGATAAAGCTGTCAAAGACATAGAAGAAGAAATAAGAAAAATATACGATAAGTTTTCTACAGCTGGGAAGTTATCTCCTAGGGAAGCTAGAAAGTTATTAAACAGCAAAATATCTGTAAAAGAATTAAATAGAATCAGAAACAAAATAAAACATATTCAAGATGAAGATATAAAAAGACGATTATTAAGTATACTCAATGCCCCAGCTTATAAAGCACGTATAACACGATTAGAAGCATTAAAGCAAGATATATATATACAGTCTAAAATGATAGCAGATGTAGAACTAAGAGCTTCTACAAGTCAGTATATAGATACAATTAATGAAGCGTATTACAAACAAATATACGACATACAAAAAGGATTGGGTATAGGTTTTGATATAGCTGCAATGTCTACAAGAACTATAGAGACTATATTAAAAAATCCATGGAGCGGTAAACACTTTTCGGAAAGAATATGGCACAATACTGACGTATTAGCCGAAAAATTAACAGAGATAATAACATCTGGTTTTATGAGTGGCAAAAGTATTGATAAGATGGCTAGAGAATTACAAGAGTACACAGAGTATGGTAAGTACGCTGCTATACGACTAGTAAGAACTGAAACAACTTACATGGCTAATGCTGCAGAAATGGAAAGCTATAAGGAATGTGGTATAGAGAAATATATCTATGTTGCTACATTAGATAATAGAACAAGTACTATATGCCAGTCATTAGATAGAAAAGTTTTTAATGTTAAAGATGGAGTAGCGGGAAAAAACATGCCGCCAATGCATCCATTTTGCAGAAGTACTACAAGAGCTTATTTAGGTCCAGATACATTAAAAGGAATAAAAAGACGAGCAAGAGATCCAAAGACAGGTAAAACTTATTTAGTACCTGCGGACATGAATTATAAAGAATGGTATCAAAAATATGTTGTAGATAAATACGGAAAAGACCAAGCTGAAATAATGAAAAAGAAATTAATAAATAAGGCAAGTGATAAGAAGCAGTATAAGAGATACAAAGAAGTTTTAGGAAAAGATATGCCAGTAAAGACTTTTGATAAATTCCAGGATTTGAAGTATAATGATATTGAAAGATGGCGTAAAATTAAGCGAAGTTATGGGCTTATTAAACTAGAGAAAAGTAAAATTGATACTGTAGAAAAAGCAAAAGAGTATATTGAATTGTTAGATAAGACTATACATGAAGGAAAACAAGGAAAACATATCATAGGACATAATAATTTTATTGATGGTAGAAGCTATTTAACTATTTCTATTGAAAAGGCACAAGAACTTGTTAATAAATATGCTGGGACTGGGAAATTACAGTTTAATAAGAAAGGTGAATGGAATAAAAAAGAGTTAATAATAATTGATAGAGAAATAGGTGTAAATGTTAATAATAATACAGGTGAAAAAACACCTACGAATAAATTTATTATTCATTATTCTAAAAGTGGTACTCATATAGTACCAACATTGAAGGAGAGATAA
- a CDS encoding phage portal protein, with protein sequence MFNFSNLFKNDINIMTIEEILLGEIQEFNASDKRKWMIIGDKYYRVENDIFDRQILRYTENGAVTDKTKANNKLAHGFAKNLVDEKIAYLLTKDYSLQCDNKDYIEKIKNVLGKYFQYTLANLGTEASNKGIAWLYVYIDEQGQFKTMIIPSEQCVPLWKDSTHTELDGMIRYYNVIVYEGKEKKTVTKVEYYTDNEVNFYILKDNSLIRDIESHEGGPIPHYKKGEEGKSWGKVPFIAFKNNRLEYPDIRFIKSLIDNYDKTRSDIANFIEETKNLIYILKGYGGQDLAEFMRDLNYYRAVKIDDPEYGGVDTLNPSIDIQAAKEHFEQLKRDIKEFGQSVNMDLDKFGNNPSGIALKFLYSGLDLKCNHLEVEFRRAFEELLYFVNIYLSETGQGNYNEDVKLIFNRDIQINETEAINNCVASQDVISEETIIANHPWVDDVEAELKRLKKERKEKVDRAAKTFGSYNFNKVDGNDEE encoded by the coding sequence ATGTTTAATTTTTCTAATTTATTTAAAAACGATATAAACATAATGACTATAGAAGAAATACTTTTGGGTGAAATACAAGAATTTAATGCTTCAGATAAAAGAAAATGGATGATAATAGGGGATAAATACTACAGAGTAGAAAATGACATCTTCGATAGACAAATATTAAGATATACAGAAAATGGAGCAGTTACAGATAAAACGAAAGCGAATAACAAGTTAGCTCATGGATTTGCTAAAAATCTAGTAGATGAAAAAATAGCTTATCTATTAACTAAAGATTATTCATTGCAATGTGATAATAAAGATTACATAGAAAAGATTAAGAATGTTCTAGGTAAATATTTTCAGTATACATTAGCAAATCTAGGAACGGAAGCAAGTAATAAAGGAATAGCATGGCTTTATGTATATATAGATGAACAAGGGCAATTTAAGACTATGATTATTCCTTCAGAACAATGTGTACCGCTTTGGAAAGATAGTACTCACACAGAATTAGATGGCATGATTAGGTATTACAATGTTATTGTTTATGAAGGTAAAGAGAAGAAAACAGTTACTAAAGTAGAATATTATACCGATAATGAAGTGAATTTCTATATTTTAAAAGACAACAGTTTAATACGAGATATAGAAAGTCATGAAGGTGGTCCAATTCCGCACTATAAAAAAGGCGAGGAAGGAAAGAGTTGGGGTAAAGTTCCATTTATAGCATTTAAAAATAATAGGTTAGAATATCCCGATATAAGATTTATTAAATCGCTAATTGATAACTATGATAAAACAAGAAGCGATATAGCAAACTTTATCGAAGAGACTAAAAATTTAATTTATATCCTAAAAGGTTACGGTGGGCAAGACCTTGCAGAGTTCATGAGAGATTTAAACTATTATAGGGCCGTAAAAATAGATGACCCTGAATATGGTGGAGTAGATACACTTAATCCATCTATAGACATTCAAGCAGCAAAAGAACATTTTGAACAGCTTAAAAGAGATATTAAAGAGTTTGGACAAAGCGTAAATATGGACCTAGACAAATTTGGCAATAACCCTAGTGGAATAGCTCTAAAGTTTTTATATTCCGGTCTTGATTTAAAGTGCAATCATTTAGAAGTAGAATTTAGGAGGGCATTTGAGGAATTACTTTATTTTGTAAATATATATCTATCAGAAACGGGACAGGGTAACTACAATGAAGATGTAAAACTTATATTCAATAGAGATATTCAAATAAACGAAACAGAAGCAATTAACAACTGTGTGGCTTCACAAGATGTAATATCAGAAGAAACTATTATAGCGAACCATCCATGGGTAGATGATGTCGAGGCTGAATTAAAAAGACTTAAAAAAGAAAGAAAAGAAAAAGTAGATAGAGCAGCTAAAACATTTGGTTCTTATAATTTCAATAAAGTAGATGGTAACGATGAAGAATAG
- a CDS encoding PBSX family phage terminase large subunit, giving the protein MKKIKLSELIAPSFYELHNDIKNNRYTHYWLKGGRGSTKSSFISIEIILGIMKNPGTHAVALRKVGINLKDSVYEQLLWAIDKLGVSDYWIARLSPLELIYAPTGQRIIFRGADKPKKIKSIKVKSGYIRYVWYEEVDEFNGMEEIRIINQSLLRGGSKFDVFYSFNPPDSQRNWVNNEVTIKYPDRKVHHSTYLTVPKEWLGEQFFIEAEHLKKVNEKAYRHEYLGEVTGTGGEVFTNVTKREITDEEIARFDRIKRGIDFGYAVDPFAYVVCHYDKTRRRLYIFYEIYKVGLSNRKAARLIKQENTSNKLIVADSAEPKSIAELKEYGLRIKGAKKGPDSVDYGIKFLQDLEEIIIDPKRCPNTAREFLNYELEKDKEGNFKANYPDKNNHSIDAVRYALEDDMRNSGLKILK; this is encoded by the coding sequence ATGAAAAAAATTAAGCTGTCAGAGTTAATAGCACCCTCATTCTATGAACTTCATAATGACATTAAGAATAACAGATATACTCACTATTGGCTGAAAGGTGGTCGTGGTTCTACTAAGTCATCATTTATAAGTATTGAAATCATTCTTGGTATTATGAAAAATCCTGGTACTCATGCAGTAGCATTAAGGAAAGTTGGCATAAATCTAAAAGATAGCGTTTATGAACAATTGCTATGGGCTATAGATAAATTAGGTGTTTCGGATTACTGGATAGCAAGATTAAGTCCATTGGAACTTATTTATGCTCCGACAGGTCAGAGGATTATATTTAGGGGAGCAGATAAACCAAAAAAAATAAAATCAATCAAGGTTAAGTCTGGATATATTCGTTATGTATGGTATGAAGAAGTTGATGAATTCAATGGAATGGAAGAAATTCGAATTATCAATCAGTCTTTACTGCGTGGGGGAAGTAAGTTTGATGTATTTTATTCTTTCAATCCACCAGATAGTCAAAGAAATTGGGTTAATAATGAAGTTACAATTAAATATCCTGATAGAAAAGTACACCATAGTACTTATTTAACTGTTCCTAAAGAATGGCTTGGGGAACAGTTTTTTATTGAGGCAGAACATCTTAAAAAAGTTAATGAAAAAGCATATAGACATGAGTATTTAGGAGAAGTTACTGGTACAGGTGGAGAAGTATTTACTAATGTAACTAAAAGAGAAATTACAGATGAAGAAATAGCTAGATTTGACAGGATTAAAAGAGGAATTGACTTTGGTTATGCAGTAGACCCATTTGCTTATGTTGTATGCCATTACGATAAAACTAGACGTAGATTATATATTTTTTATGAGATATACAAAGTTGGGTTAAGCAATAGAAAAGCAGCAAGATTAATTAAACAGGAGAATACAAGCAACAAATTAATTGTAGCTGATAGTGCAGAGCCAAAATCTATAGCAGAATTAAAAGAATATGGGTTAAGGATTAAAGGAGCTAAGAAGGGTCCAGATAGCGTAGATTACGGAATTAAATTTCTACAAGATTTAGAAGAAATTATAATTGACCCTAAAAGATGTCCTAATACAGCTAGAGAATTCCTTAATTATGAGTTAGAAAAAGACAAAGAAGGTAATTTTAAAGCTAATTATCCAGATAAAAATAATCATAGCATAGATGCTGTTCGCTATGCACTTGAAGACGATATGAGAAATAGTGGACTTAAAATACTCAAATAA